In the genome of Xyrauchen texanus isolate HMW12.3.18 chromosome 33, RBS_HiC_50CHRs, whole genome shotgun sequence, one region contains:
- the LOC127627041 gene encoding forkhead box protein N2-like isoform X2, which translates to MHEYPPGLMGPIIGMSPDKKAESPGAQGVWGAGTLPEAESASSPLATSLDQIGRTGALSVVGGESEDDELTNLNWLHENLLQNFTLGGPEAQSNKSPLFDIEGCGGSPHSNATLSTSSIWGVGSAGSERDPHKSKPPLSFSLLIYMAIEQSPNKSLPVKDIYGWILKHFPYFSSAPTGWKNSVRHNLSLNKCFRKEERSIGKANGKGSLWCVHPEFRPMLMQALKKQHFPNAHAFCTPPASPPSASSPPHHLFTSEQGCFLKDDQEGPIDLSKRDLVVVSRDPKQDHTYSSNPAPPHPHQMSPSQPINFSMGSHLEQERGGWARWPCISLQGPLSGKRCRRESRPEVDEELKEAAGSLLHLAGIRTSLVTSRRKSRKLSRK; encoded by the exons ATGCACGAAT ACCCTCCTGGTTTGATGGGTCCTATAATCGGGATGTCTCCAGATAAAAAAGCTGAATCGCCTGGAGCGCAGGGAGTTTGGGGAGCAGGGACTCTCCCTGAAGCAGAGAGTGCTTCCAGCCCCTTGGCTACCAGTCTGGACCAGATCGGTCGAACTGGAGCATTGAGTGTTGTAGGAGGTGAGTCAGAAGATGATGAGCTAACCAACCTGAATTGGCTTCATGAGAACTTGCTGCAGAATTTCACTCTCGGAGGACCCGAAGCACAATCCAACAAAAGCCCACTGTTTGACATTGAGGGTTGTGGTGGGTCACCACACAGTAACGCCACCTTATCCACTTCGTCCATCTGGGGAGTGGGGAGTGCAGGAAGTGAGAGAGATCCACACAAGTCAAAGCCTCCATTATCTTTCTCCTTACTGATATACATGGCTATCGAGCAGTCACCCAACAAATCTCTTCCTGTGAAGGACATCTATGGCTGGATCCTCAAACATTTTCCATATTTCTCCAGTGCCCCCACTGGCTGGAAGAACTCTGTGCGCCACAACCTCTCCCTGAACAAGTGCTTCCGCAAAGAAGAGCGAAGCATAGGAAAG GCCAATGGGAAAGGCTCTCTGTGGTGTGTTCACCCTGAGTTCCGGCCCATGCTGATGCAAGCCCTGAAGAAGCAGCACTTCCCAAATGCACATGCCTTCTGCACTCCTCCTGCCTCCCCTCCCAG TGCCTCATCTCCTCCTCATCACCTCTTCACATCAGAGCAGGGCTGTTTCCTAAAAG ATGACCAAGAGGGCCCCATAGATCTGTCCAAAAGGGACTTGGTGGTTGTGAGTCGGGATCCGAAGCAGGATCACACCTACAGCAGCAACCCTGCCCCGCCCCACCCTCACCAGATGTCTCCTTCACAACCAATCAACTTCAGCATGGGTTCGCACCTTGAGCAGGAGAGAGGAGGTTGGGCCCGATGGCCATGCATTTCACTGCAGGGTCCGCTATCAGGGAAAAGGTGCAGGAGAGAATCTCGGCCCGAGGTCGATGAGGAGCTAAAGGAGGCGGCTGGCTCGCTCCTACACCTGGCCGGTATTCGCACCAGTCTAGTAACCTCAAGACGCAAGAGCAGGAAACTTAGTAGGAAATGA
- the LOC127627041 gene encoding forkhead box protein N2-like isoform X1, whose product MHEYPPGLMGPIIGMSPDKKAESPGAQGVWGAGTLPEAESASSPLATSLDQIGRTGALSVVGGESEDDELTNLNWLHENLLQNFTLGGPEAQSNKSPLFDIEGCGGSPHSNATLSTSSIWGVGSAGSERDPHKSKPPLSFSLLIYMAIEQSPNKSLPVKDIYGWILKHFPYFSSAPTGWKNSVRHNLSLNKCFRKEERSIGKANGKGSLWCVHPEFRPMLMQALKKQHFPNAHAFCTPPASPPSASSPPHHLFTSEQGCFLKECDFDAATAMMLLKSASEQNIDSYDQEGPIDLSKRDLVVVSRDPKQDHTYSSNPAPPHPHQMSPSQPINFSMGSHLEQERGGWARWPCISLQGPLSGKRCRRESRPEVDEELKEAAGSLLHLAGIRTSLVTSRRKSRKLSRK is encoded by the exons ATGCACGAAT ACCCTCCTGGTTTGATGGGTCCTATAATCGGGATGTCTCCAGATAAAAAAGCTGAATCGCCTGGAGCGCAGGGAGTTTGGGGAGCAGGGACTCTCCCTGAAGCAGAGAGTGCTTCCAGCCCCTTGGCTACCAGTCTGGACCAGATCGGTCGAACTGGAGCATTGAGTGTTGTAGGAGGTGAGTCAGAAGATGATGAGCTAACCAACCTGAATTGGCTTCATGAGAACTTGCTGCAGAATTTCACTCTCGGAGGACCCGAAGCACAATCCAACAAAAGCCCACTGTTTGACATTGAGGGTTGTGGTGGGTCACCACACAGTAACGCCACCTTATCCACTTCGTCCATCTGGGGAGTGGGGAGTGCAGGAAGTGAGAGAGATCCACACAAGTCAAAGCCTCCATTATCTTTCTCCTTACTGATATACATGGCTATCGAGCAGTCACCCAACAAATCTCTTCCTGTGAAGGACATCTATGGCTGGATCCTCAAACATTTTCCATATTTCTCCAGTGCCCCCACTGGCTGGAAGAACTCTGTGCGCCACAACCTCTCCCTGAACAAGTGCTTCCGCAAAGAAGAGCGAAGCATAGGAAAG GCCAATGGGAAAGGCTCTCTGTGGTGTGTTCACCCTGAGTTCCGGCCCATGCTGATGCAAGCCCTGAAGAAGCAGCACTTCCCAAATGCACATGCCTTCTGCACTCCTCCTGCCTCCCCTCCCAG TGCCTCATCTCCTCCTCATCACCTCTTCACATCAGAGCAGGGCTGTTTCCTAAAAG AATGTGATTTTGATGCTGCCACTGCCATGATGCTGTTAAAGTCTGCCTCTGAGCAGAACATTGACTCAT ATGACCAAGAGGGCCCCATAGATCTGTCCAAAAGGGACTTGGTGGTTGTGAGTCGGGATCCGAAGCAGGATCACACCTACAGCAGCAACCCTGCCCCGCCCCACCCTCACCAGATGTCTCCTTCACAACCAATCAACTTCAGCATGGGTTCGCACCTTGAGCAGGAGAGAGGAGGTTGGGCCCGATGGCCATGCATTTCACTGCAGGGTCCGCTATCAGGGAAAAGGTGCAGGAGAGAATCTCGGCCCGAGGTCGATGAGGAGCTAAAGGAGGCGGCTGGCTCGCTCCTACACCTGGCCGGTATTCGCACCAGTCTAGTAACCTCAAGACGCAAGAGCAGGAAACTTAGTAGGAAATGA